In a single window of the Luteibacter rhizovicinus DSM 16549 genome:
- a CDS encoding DUF484 family protein: MTDTAIDGDIKPATVASYLRRHPDFLADYPELANALTLPSSNGPAASLAVHQLRGLREKNAELETRLKELASIAGDNEKLMRRVHGLMLALLSAKDIEETVRSVVRRLTEDFQSERIRLVFFGDLAGLPDEPWLLREPRGSSGLPEFTSFLEHADPVAGRLAPDKLHRLFGNEAPDVRSAALMRVGPDALLAIGSADADRFHPGMGTLFLDMISTTVGSAIERARKAA; this comes from the coding sequence ATGACCGACACCGCGATCGACGGCGACATCAAGCCAGCCACCGTGGCGTCCTACCTGCGGCGACACCCGGATTTCCTCGCCGACTACCCCGAGCTCGCCAACGCGCTCACCCTGCCAAGCAGCAACGGCCCGGCGGCGTCGCTCGCCGTGCACCAGTTGCGCGGCCTGCGTGAGAAGAATGCGGAGCTCGAGACACGGCTGAAGGAACTCGCCTCGATCGCCGGGGACAACGAGAAGCTGATGCGCCGTGTCCACGGGCTGATGCTGGCCTTGCTCAGCGCGAAGGACATCGAAGAGACCGTGCGCAGCGTGGTCCGCCGCCTCACCGAGGATTTCCAGTCCGAGCGGATTCGCCTGGTCTTCTTTGGCGACCTTGCCGGCCTGCCCGACGAGCCGTGGCTGCTTCGCGAGCCGCGCGGCAGCTCGGGCTTGCCCGAGTTCACTTCGTTTCTCGAGCACGCCGACCCCGTTGCCGGCCGACTCGCACCGGACAAGCTGCACCGTCTGTTCGGCAACGAAGCCCCGGATGTCCGTTCGGCGGCCCTGATGCGCGTGGGTCCCGACGCCTTGTTGGCGATCGGCAGCGCCGACGCCGACCGCTTCCATCCGGGTATGGGCACCCTGTTCCTGGACATGATTTCGACCACGGTCGGCTCGGCAATCGAACGGGCACGGAAGGCGGCGTGA
- the dapF gene encoding diaminopimelate epimerase: MPNRFTKMHGIGNDFVIVDWREDAGRTPNAARIAALADRHTGIGFDQLISIEPARDPSCEFYYGIWNADGSPSGQCGNGVRCVAAWLYRDGVIERDTDVRLESPSGPVTVRVLDESRVVVDMGEPDFDPASLPFAASALAATYTLDVVGERITFGAVSMGNPHAVVFDDDLADPRIDLLGPALTAHPAFPLGVNVGFAQRLGPDRLRLRVHERGSGWTRACGTGACAAAAVAQSLGMAAPVVNVELPGGTLTIEWHGPGHTLWMTGPAAFVFEGEV; this comes from the coding sequence ATGCCCAATCGCTTTACCAAGATGCATGGGATCGGCAACGACTTCGTCATCGTGGACTGGCGCGAGGACGCGGGGCGGACGCCCAACGCGGCCCGCATCGCGGCCCTGGCCGATCGCCACACCGGCATCGGCTTCGACCAGCTGATCAGCATCGAGCCGGCACGCGATCCGTCCTGCGAGTTCTATTACGGCATCTGGAATGCGGACGGTTCGCCGTCGGGCCAGTGCGGTAATGGCGTTCGCTGCGTCGCTGCCTGGCTGTACCGCGACGGCGTGATCGAGCGCGACACCGACGTTCGCCTGGAAAGCCCGTCCGGCCCGGTCACGGTGCGGGTCCTCGACGAGAGCCGCGTCGTGGTCGACATGGGCGAGCCCGATTTCGATCCGGCCTCGCTGCCATTCGCCGCGTCCGCGCTGGCCGCCACGTATACCCTCGACGTCGTCGGCGAACGGATCACCTTCGGCGCCGTCTCGATGGGCAATCCGCATGCTGTCGTGTTCGACGACGACCTCGCCGATCCACGTATCGACCTGCTCGGCCCCGCGCTCACGGCCCATCCGGCCTTCCCGCTCGGCGTGAATGTCGGCTTCGCTCAACGCCTGGGGCCTGACCGGCTCCGTCTGCGCGTGCATGAACGCGGCAGCGGTTGGACCCGCGCCTGCGGCACCGGTGCCTGCGCCGCGGCCGCCGTGGCCCAGTCCCTCGGCATGGCTGCTCCGGTGGTGAACGTGGAACTGCCGGGCGGCACCTTGACGATCGAATGGCACGGTCCTGGCCACACACTGTGGATGACCGGCCCGGCCGCCTTTGTTTTCGAAGGCGAAGTGTGA
- the lptM gene encoding LPS translocon maturation chaperone LptM, which translates to MRRLILPFAIAATAAAVLSACGQKGDLFMPPPPAPGTTASPQAAHPATASTVEGPAKASSTITPFNSVIHQ; encoded by the coding sequence ATGCGCCGACTGATCCTGCCGTTCGCCATCGCCGCTACCGCTGCCGCCGTGCTCTCCGCTTGCGGCCAGAAGGGCGACTTGTTCATGCCTCCGCCGCCGGCCCCCGGCACGACAGCCAGCCCGCAGGCGGCGCATCCGGCCACCGCTTCGACGGTCGAAGGCCCGGCCAAGGCCAGCAGCACCATCACCCCGTTCAACTCCGTCATTCACCAGTAA